AAGGTGCTCGCGGCACGGGATTTCGACATCGCGGCGCCGGCCGGAGCCAACGAGGTCCGCGCGCGCGTCATCGGCGTCATCGAGAACCAGGCGCCGACGCGGGCGCTGGAGGCCGATCTGGCGGTCGAGGACGGGCTGGTGGCGATGGACCGCACCGCCGACGTCTGCCAGATCGCGCTGGTCGAGCGGCACCGCGGAACCGGCGCGGTGGTCAACGGCTTCGTCTCGGGCTTCGGCTATCTGGAGGACTGCGCGATCGCCTCGACGGTGGCCCATGACTCCCACCACATGATCGTCGTGGGCACCAGCAAGGCCGACATGGCGGCGGCGGCCAACCGGCTGGGCGAAGTGGGCGGCGGCGTCGTGATCTTCTCCAAGGGCAAGGAACTCGCCATCGTCGAGATGCCGATTGCCGGGCTGATGTCGGACGAACGGGCCGAGATCGTCGCCGCAAAGGCCGAGAAGCTGACGGCGGCGATGCGCGCCATGGGCTGCTCGCTCAACAACGCCTACATGCAGCATTCCCTGCTGGCGCTGGTGGTGATCCCCGAACTGCGGATCTCCGACCAGGGCCTGATCGACGTGCGAACGTTCGAGAAGGTTGATCTGTTCGTCTGAGCGCGGTCACGGCTCAGCGGCGCCAGAAGAACGGCGTGAAGATGACGAGCACGGTCAGGATCTCCATCCGGCCAAGCAGCATGGCCAGCGACAGGATCCATTTCGCCGAGTCGGGGAGCGGCGCGAAGTTTCCGGCCGGCCCGATCACGTCGCCGAGGCCGGGACCCACATTGGTCATGGCGGTCAGAACACCTGTCATCGACGTCACGAAGTCCAGGCCCGTTCCGGCCAGCAGCACCGTTCCTGCACCCCAGATGACGAAGAACGAGGCGATGAACAGCACGACGGCGCGCTGCATGGCATCGTCGACCGGCCGGTCGCCGTAACGAACCGTGTGGACGGAATTGGGGTAGACCAGCCGGCGCAGGCCGTTGGCCATCAGGGCGAACAGGATGATGAAGCGGTAGGCCTTGATGCCGCCGGCCGTCGAGCCCGAACAGCCGCCGAGGAACGTCGCGATGAAGGCGCAGGCCACGACGAAAGGTCCCCAGGTCGAGTAGTCCTGGCTGGCGAAACCGGTCGTCGTGATGATTGAAACGAAATTGAACGTGGAGTGCGTGAACGCGCTGAGGAACGGCCGCCCGGTGTTCACCGTCACGTAGATCGCCGTCGCCAGCGCGAAGAACAGCACGTAGAGCGCGAAGACACGGATCTGTGGGTCGCGGGCGGCGTCGATCCGGCCGCGGAAGGCGAGCAGCGCCAGGATCGAGAACGGCAAGGCGCCGACGAACATGAAGAAGGAAGAGACCCACAGGAGCGGCAGGTTCTCGCCCCAGAAGCCGAACGAAGCGTCATGGGTTGAGAAGCCGCCGGTCGCCAGCGTCGCCATGGCATGGTTGATCGCGTCGAAGCCCGACATGCCGGCCGCCGCATAGGACAGGGCGCAGGCGAAGGTCAGCGAAGAATAGATGCCGAGAATGCTCAGGAGGAAGATCGACAGCCGCTCGAAGGGCCGATCCTCGATGTCGGAGGATTCGAGCTTGAAGTAGGACACGCCGCCGATGTTCAGATAGGGCAGGATGAGCAGGCCGAGCACGATGACGCCCATCCCGCCGATCCAGTTGAGCAGCGAGCGCCACAGCAGGATCCCGGGCGGCAGCGAGTCGAGTCCGACGATGACGGTCGAGCCGGTGGTGGTGAGCGCCGAGGTCGATTCGAAGATCGCGTCGGCGATGGTCAGATCGATCGATGAGGCGATTAGCGGCACCGCGCCGACGACCACCGTGGTCGCCCACAGGAGATTGACGATCAGGAAGCCGAAGCGTGGGGTCGCTACGACCCTCGGGCCCTGTGTGGCGAGCGCGGTGGCTAGCGACAGTCCGCCCGTGAAGAAGGCCGAGAGTGCGAACACCTGCCAGTCGGCGTTGCCGTGGTAGAAGTCGAAGAAGGCCGGGAACAGCATTGCCAGCGACAGGTAGATGGCGAAGATCGCGGCGATGTGGATGGCGGCGCGGACGGACTGGCTGTTCAAGGAGTGTTACCCGGTTCGCCCGGCGGCGGGGCTCGGCTTCGGCCGCTCGGGTCCCGTCCGGCGCGGCGCTGCATTTAGCCGACCCCGGGTCCGCGCGCAATCCTGCGCGACCTTCCTCGCAAAGACTGCCAGTTCAGCGGCGCCAGAACACCGGCGTGAAGATCACCAGAACGGCCAGAATCTCCAGGCGGCCGAACAACATGGCCAGTGCCATCACCCACTTGGCGAAGTCGGGCACCAGAGCGAAGCTGCCCTTCGGGCCGATGAAGTCGCCGAGACCGGGGCCGACATTCGTCAGCGCGGTCAGCGCGCCGGTCAGTGCCGTCACCAGATCGAGCCCGGTGGCGGCCAGCAGCAGGGTCGCGATTGCCCAGAGCACGAAGAACGAAGCGATGAACAGCACCACGGCGCGCTGCATGTCGTCGTCGACCGGCCGGTCGCCATAGCGCACGGGCTGCACCGAACTCGGATAGACCAGCCTGCGCAGGCCGTTGGCCATCAGTTCGAACAGGATGATGAAGCGGTAGGCCTTGATGCCGCCGGTGGTCGACCCCGAGCATCCGCCGGGAAAGGTGGCGATGAAGGCGAGCGCGACCGCGAAGGGTCCCCAGGCCGAGTAGTCGTGGGTGGCAAAGCCCGTGGTGGTGATCAGCGAGACGAAGTTGAAGGTCGCGTGCGTCAGCGCGTCGAAGAAGGCCATCTCGGTCTCGATGCGCAGGTAGATGGTGGTCACGGCGCAGAAGGCGAAGGTGTAGCCCAGGAAGGCGCGCAGTTGCGGATCGCGCAGCGCATCGATGCGGCCGCGCACGGCGAGCAGGATCAGGATCGAGAACGGCAGCGCGCCGATGCACATGAACACGATCGCGATCCACAGGATCGCCGGCGTGTCGACGTAGTGGCC
The nucleotide sequence above comes from Aquibium microcysteis. Encoded proteins:
- a CDS encoding TrkH family potassium uptake protein — protein: MQTFSLRAAIHISAIFAVYMSLAMLIPAFVDLYYGNSDWRIFALSAFFTGGLALAVALATQGRPPGVSSRFAFLLVNLLWLTTAATGTIPFLASSLDMTVSDAVFESVSAITTTGATAIVGLDSLPPGMLLWRSLLQWMGGLGVIALGLFILPFLNVGGVSYFKIESTDIEDRPFARLSTFTISMVAIYGLLTLTCAIAYAAAGMSGFDAINHAMTTIATAGFSTHDDSFGHYVDTPAILWIAIVFMCIGALPFSILILLAVRGRIDALRDPQLRAFLGYTFAFCAVTTIYLRIETEMAFFDALTHATFNFVSLITTTGFATHDYSAWGPFAVALAFIATFPGGCSGSTTGGIKAYRFIILFELMANGLRRLVYPSSVQPVRYGDRPVDDDMQRAVVLFIASFFVLWAIATLLLAATGLDLVTALTGALTALTNVGPGLGDFIGPKGSFALVPDFAKWVMALAMLFGRLEILAVLVIFTPVFWRR
- a CDS encoding TrkH family potassium uptake protein, producing the protein MNSQSVRAAIHIAAIFAIYLSLAMLFPAFFDFYHGNADWQVFALSAFFTGGLSLATALATQGPRVVATPRFGFLIVNLLWATTVVVGAVPLIASSIDLTIADAIFESTSALTTTGSTVIVGLDSLPPGILLWRSLLNWIGGMGVIVLGLLILPYLNIGGVSYFKLESSDIEDRPFERLSIFLLSILGIYSSLTFACALSYAAAGMSGFDAINHAMATLATGGFSTHDASFGFWGENLPLLWVSSFFMFVGALPFSILALLAFRGRIDAARDPQIRVFALYVLFFALATAIYVTVNTGRPFLSAFTHSTFNFVSIITTTGFASQDYSTWGPFVVACAFIATFLGGCSGSTAGGIKAYRFIILFALMANGLRRLVYPNSVHTVRYGDRPVDDAMQRAVVLFIASFFVIWGAGTVLLAGTGLDFVTSMTGVLTAMTNVGPGLGDVIGPAGNFAPLPDSAKWILSLAMLLGRMEILTVLVIFTPFFWRR